A single Endozoicomonas sp. NE40 DNA region contains:
- a CDS encoding peptidoglycan D,D-transpeptidase FtsI family protein: MKASARNSDKNNRKNARAGKSLQGYPARYRILKGLFALAGVVILSRVMYLQVYDSSFLQQEGNKRAVRYESIPAHRGVIFDRNGKMLAVSAPVMTLWGDPRQLIDQHEHWPELARALDMPASELATRIRNNASKEFIYLKRQITPEEGMAVLNLNIPGVNSYDEHKRYYPMGEVAAHLVGITGIDDKGQEGLELGYDSWLTGEPGTRRTLKDRRGRLAKEAEVTKSAEPGKEIMLSIDLRLQYMAYRELKKAVTELKASSGSLVMLDIETGEVLAMVNQPSYNPNNRSGMQAYRMRNRGMTDLYEPGSTLKPFTVVAGMESGRYNRDTQIETGNGYMQVGRNAVRDLGGYGTIDVETVLVRSSNIGVSKIAMDVGADSVISVMRRIGLGQSVGTGFPGERTGFLPFKDRWSNFELSTLSFGYGLTVTPLQLAQAYMVLGAGGVLRPISLIKRDVPPQGKRVLDEQVAEEVLDMLTAVVRNGSGRRASIPSYPVAGKTGTVRKVGGSGYTEDRYVGLFAGVVPADNPKLATVVIIDDPAGEKYYGGLTAAPVFSKVNAQALRMLGVKPKHQDVLTAKVGGWFRYVLNDAG, translated from the coding sequence GCAGGGGTACCCGGCTCGTTATCGAATTCTGAAAGGTCTGTTTGCTCTCGCCGGAGTGGTTATTCTGTCGAGGGTTATGTATTTACAGGTATACGACAGCAGTTTTCTTCAGCAGGAAGGGAACAAGCGCGCAGTGCGCTATGAGTCCATTCCTGCGCACCGTGGGGTTATTTTTGACCGCAACGGTAAGATGCTGGCGGTTAGTGCGCCGGTCATGACCCTGTGGGGCGATCCCCGGCAACTGATTGATCAGCATGAACACTGGCCAGAGCTTGCCAGGGCTTTGGACATGCCAGCATCGGAGCTGGCGACCCGGATACGAAATAATGCCAGTAAGGAATTCATCTACCTTAAACGACAGATAACGCCAGAAGAGGGGATGGCGGTTCTGAATCTGAATATTCCCGGTGTGAACAGCTACGACGAGCATAAACGCTACTACCCGATGGGAGAAGTGGCGGCGCATCTGGTGGGTATCACCGGCATTGACGACAAAGGGCAGGAAGGTCTGGAGCTGGGCTATGACAGCTGGCTGACCGGGGAGCCCGGAACCCGGCGGACTTTAAAGGATCGACGTGGGCGGCTTGCCAAAGAAGCGGAAGTCACCAAAAGTGCTGAACCCGGTAAGGAGATCATGCTCAGTATTGATCTGCGGCTTCAGTATATGGCCTATCGTGAACTGAAGAAGGCGGTCACCGAGCTGAAAGCCAGCTCAGGTTCTCTGGTTATGCTGGATATTGAAACCGGCGAAGTGCTGGCGATGGTTAATCAGCCCTCCTATAACCCCAATAACCGTTCCGGTATGCAGGCATATCGCATGCGTAACCGGGGCATGACTGATCTCTATGAGCCCGGTTCAACTCTGAAGCCTTTTACCGTTGTTGCCGGTATGGAATCCGGACGCTATAACCGGGATACCCAGATTGAAACCGGTAACGGTTATATGCAGGTTGGGCGCAATGCCGTTCGTGACCTGGGTGGCTATGGCACCATTGATGTGGAAACCGTACTGGTTCGCTCCAGTAATATCGGTGTCAGTAAAATTGCCATGGATGTCGGTGCGGACAGTGTGATCAGTGTGATGCGTCGTATTGGTCTTGGGCAGAGTGTGGGAACCGGTTTTCCCGGTGAGCGGACTGGCTTTCTGCCTTTCAAGGACCGCTGGAGCAATTTTGAATTATCAACGCTTTCCTTTGGTTATGGTCTGACGGTTACGCCGTTACAGCTGGCTCAGGCTTATATGGTGCTGGGTGCGGGTGGCGTGCTGCGCCCCATTTCTTTGATCAAGCGCGATGTGCCGCCCCAGGGCAAGCGGGTGCTTGATGAACAGGTGGCTGAAGAAGTGCTGGATATGCTTACGGCTGTGGTTCGTAACGGTTCGGGGCGCAGGGCTTCCATCCCCTCATACCCGGTCGCAGGTAAGACCGGCACAGTACGCAAGGTCGGTGGCAGTGGTTACACTGAGGATCGCTATGTTGGCCTGTTTGCCGGTGTTGTGCCTGCTGATAATCCTAAACTGGCAACGGTTGTCATTATTGATGATCCGGCGGGCGAAAAATATTACGGCGGTTTGACGGCTGCTCCGGTATTTTCCAAGGTGAATGCCCAAGCATTGCGGATGCTTGGGGTTAAGCCTAAGCATCAGGATGTGTTGACAGCTAAAGTTGGCGGCTGGTTCCGATATGTCCTTAACGACGCAGGTTAG
- a CDS encoding UDP-N-acetylmuramoyl-L-alanyl-D-glutamate--2,6-diaminopimelate ligase: MADSPLSTLNEVLAVLDCPPIELNKPISGLTLDSRKLVGGELFLAVPGLVVDGRQYIDAAVSAGAAAVLAESEEAQEATIKLSHADAKGVPVIFVSGLKNRIGFLADRFYRQPSANLNVVGVTGTNGKTSCCWFIAQLLSMLQQPCAVMGTIGKGVPPSLEPCLNTTADPVSLHQYMAELGTSGVKAMAMEVSSHGLDQGRVDGVQFDVGVFTNISRDHLDYHCTLDAYAKAKSLLFADGRVKQAVINLDDDYSDMMLKACGSQTQVLTYSTSNPEADVYAESFSLTADGLLSQIRTPWGSGQLRTSLLGRFNLENLLAVLSCICVQGYTFDQVLPLISRLTTVPGRMQRFGGSRKPIVVVDYAHTPDALESVLEALREHGASRLTCVFGCGGDRDRGKRPLMTRAAVNGADKVVVTSDNPRSEDPGQIIADAVHGVDFGEVNVVTEIDRAKAIASTIAEAQAREIVVVAGKGHEDYQEVKGKRLPFDDRDHVSRALSQWREL, encoded by the coding sequence ATGGCTGATAGCCCATTAAGTACACTCAACGAAGTATTGGCGGTTCTTGATTGTCCGCCTATTGAGCTTAATAAACCGATATCCGGATTAACCCTCGACAGCCGCAAGCTGGTCGGGGGTGAGTTGTTTCTGGCAGTTCCCGGATTGGTTGTAGATGGACGTCAGTACATAGATGCGGCGGTTTCAGCGGGTGCAGCGGCTGTGCTGGCTGAGTCCGAAGAGGCACAGGAAGCAACAATTAAGCTTAGTCATGCTGACGCAAAAGGTGTGCCGGTTATTTTTGTATCGGGTCTGAAAAATCGCATTGGTTTTCTCGCTGATCGGTTCTATCGGCAGCCGTCCGCAAACCTGAATGTGGTGGGTGTTACCGGGACGAATGGCAAGACTTCCTGCTGCTGGTTTATTGCCCAGCTGCTATCCATGTTGCAGCAGCCCTGTGCGGTCATGGGGACCATCGGAAAAGGAGTGCCTCCGTCGCTGGAGCCCTGTCTAAATACCACTGCTGACCCTGTTTCCCTGCATCAGTATATGGCAGAGCTGGGTACCAGTGGCGTGAAAGCCATGGCTATGGAGGTTTCTTCCCACGGTCTCGATCAGGGAAGGGTTGACGGCGTTCAGTTCGATGTTGGCGTGTTTACCAATATCAGCAGGGATCATCTGGATTACCATTGCACGCTGGACGCTTATGCAAAAGCCAAGTCGCTGTTGTTTGCCGATGGTCGTGTCAAACAGGCTGTTATCAATCTTGATGATGATTACAGTGACATGATGCTGAAAGCCTGCGGCAGTCAGACGCAGGTGCTGACTTACTCGACGTCCAATCCTGAAGCAGATGTTTATGCTGAAAGTTTTTCTTTGACGGCTGATGGCTTGTTGAGTCAGATACGCACCCCGTGGGGTAGTGGACAGCTGCGTACTTCGTTGCTGGGGCGTTTTAATCTGGAAAACCTGCTGGCTGTTCTGAGCTGTATCTGTGTTCAAGGTTATACCTTTGATCAGGTTCTGCCGCTGATCTCCCGTTTAACCACCGTTCCGGGGCGCATGCAGCGTTTTGGCGGTAGTCGCAAGCCAATCGTTGTGGTTGATTACGCTCATACTCCGGATGCCCTTGAAAGCGTACTGGAAGCACTGCGTGAACACGGTGCCAGTCGTTTGACCTGCGTGTTTGGCTGCGGTGGCGACCGGGACCGGGGCAAGCGTCCGTTGATGACCCGTGCGGCGGTCAACGGTGCTGATAAGGTGGTGGTGACCAGCGATAATCCCCGCAGTGAAGATCCCGGGCAGATCATAGCCGACGCTGTTCATGGCGTTGATTTTGGCGAGGTGAATGTTGTGACTGAGATTGACCGCGCCAAAGCCATTGCCAGTACCATTGCTGAAGCGCAGGCGCGTGAAATTGTGGTGGTGGCAGGTAAAGGGCATGAAGACTATCAGGAAGTGAAAGGTAAACGTCTTCCGTTTGACGACAGGGATCATGTTTCTCGCGCGCTTTCACAATGGAGAGAATTATGA